The genomic interval TCAACGAGGAGCGGCTGTGAAGCGGTTACTGATCGACGGAAAGCTTGTCGAGACCGAGCGGACGGTCGACTCGATCAACCCCGCGACCGGTGAGGTCATCGGCCAGGCCGCGGAGGCGACCGTCGAACACACCACCGCCGCGGTCAAGGCCGCCCGCAAGGCCTTCGACACCACCAACTGGTCCACGGACGTCGCGTTCCGCGTCCAGTGCCTCAACCAGCTCCACGACGTCCTCCTCAAGCACAAAGAAGAACTCCGCGAACTCACCATCGCCGAGGTCGGCCACCCCCGCATGATCACCGACGGGCCCGCCCTCGGTGACCCCATCAACCTCGTCAAGTACTACGCCGACCTCGCCGCCGGCTACCAGTTCACCCAGGACCTCGGCACCGTCGAATCCCGCGGCGCCCAACACCACCGCTGGGTCGAACGCGAACCCGCCGGCGTCGTCTCCGCGATCGTCGCCTACAACTACCCCACCCAACTCGCCCTCGCGAAACTCGCCCCCGCCCTCGCCGCCGGCTGCACCGTCATCCTCAAAGGCGCCCCCGACACCCCCCTGCTCGCCCTCGCCCTCGCCGAACTCATCGCCAACGAAACCGACATCCCCCCCGGCGTCGTCAACGTCATCACCTCCCTCGACATCGACGCCGCCGAAGTCCTCACCAGCCACCCCGACGTCGACCTCGTCACCTTCACCGGATCCACCGCCGTCGGCCGACGCATCATGGAAGTCGCCAGCAGGACCGTCAAAAAGGTCTTCCTCGAACTCGGCGGGAAATCCGCCCTCGTCGTCCTCGACGACGCCAACCACGACATGGCCGCCATGATGGCCGCCTTCACCATCTGCTCCCACGCCGGACAGGGCTGCGCCATCACCAGCCGCCTCGTCGTCCCCCGCGCCCAGCACGACGCCATCGTCGAGAAGGTCGCCGCCACCCTCGCCCAGATCAAGGTCGGCGACCCGTCCGCACCCGACACCTACATGGGCCCCCTGATCAGCGAGAAGCAACGCGACAAGGTCGACAACATCGTCCAGCGCGCCATCACCGCCGGCGCCACCCTCGTCACCGGCGGCCAGAAGATCAACCCCGGGTACTTCTACACCCCCAC from Parafrankia discariae carries:
- a CDS encoding aldehyde dehydrogenase family protein, with amino-acid sequence MKRLLIDGKLVETERTVDSINPATGEVIGQAAEATVEHTTAAVKAARKAFDTTNWSTDVAFRVQCLNQLHDVLLKHKEELRELTIAEVGHPRMITDGPALGDPINLVKYYADLAAGYQFTQDLGTVESRGAQHHRWVEREPAGVVSAIVAYNYPTQLALAKLAPALAAGCTVILKGAPDTPLLALALAELIANETDIPPGVVNVITSLDIDAAEVLTSHPDVDLVTFTGSTAVGRRIMEVASRTVKKVFLELGGKSALVVLDDANHDMAAMMAAFTICSHAGQGCAITSRLVVPRAQHDAIVEKVAATLAQIKVGDPSAPDTYMGPLISEKQRDKVDNIVQRAITAGATLVTGGQKINPGYFYTPTLLANVDPDSEIAQEEIFGPVLAVIPHDGDDHAIAIANNSIFGLSGSVLSADTDRALNVARRIRSGTISVNGGSWYAPDAPFGGYKQSGIGRESGLLGLEEFLEVKTIATPAGT